From a single Artemia franciscana chromosome 9, ASM3288406v1, whole genome shotgun sequence genomic region:
- the LOC136031201 gene encoding STE20-related kinase adapter protein alpha-like gives MECRWSCRRKLSRALASVRHKTSSRTSITNLTEEEHELLETNQKIPCLRWNPNKAFQFEPSDIEIQSKKCFATTSDGAGTLFVGKFQRTSYVSVKVFDLDSYRDISFFIEEVLLMRQFSHPNLLQCFGSFVRGSELMVVLPLVVYGSVKDLLSARFQYGFSESMCAAVLSDVLSALEYLHSRGYIHRSLKASHLLISGNGKVILTGLGDAFNCIKGGEMRVKAYELPRMAKCSFPWLSPEVLAQNLQGYCKKSDIYSVGILACELANGNPPFSGVAFTELLLMKLTGTFNPRLHDSTTTAEFTYELETTTHDAVPADSGVFESMQPLAGQCQSREQSAAKRTFSDDFHEFVAVCVQRDIIVRPTASQLKKHSFFNVNRKYMNSFKEALSLVQPLVSLTHENDTSLLESISPDLEEQISEYPEWDFD, from the exons atggaatgtcGTTGGTCTTGTCGAAGGAAGCTATCACGAGCATTAGCATCAGTTCGACATAAGACTTCAAGTCGGACAAGCATTACAAATTTAACTGAGGAGGAACATGAACTATTG gAAACAAATCAAAAGATTCCGTGTCTTAGATGGAACCCCAACAAAGCCTTTCAGTTTGAGCCGTCTGACATTGAGATCCAGTCAAAGAAATGTTTTGCTACAACAAGTGATGGTGCTGGGACGCTGTTTGTTGGTAAATTTCAACGGACTAGTTATGTGTCAGTCAAAGTTTTTGATCTGGATTCCTATAgagatatttccttttttatagag GAGGTGCTTTTAATGCGACAATTTTCGCACCCAAATTTATTGCAATGTTTTGGCAGTTTCGTTCGTGGCTCTGAGCTTATGGTTGTTCTTCCTTTGGTGGTATACGGGTCAGTTAAGGATTTACTTAGTGCAAGATTTCAGTATGGATTTTCCGAATCTATGTGTGCTGCTGTTTTGTCAGATGTATTATCGGCATTAGAGTATTTACACTCAAGGGGGTATATTCATAG GAGCTTGAAAGCCAGCCATCTTTTGATCTCAGGAAACGGAAAAGTGATATTGACAGGACTTGGTGACGCATTTAATTGCATCAAAGGGGGTGAAATGCGAGTCAAAGCGTATGAATTACCCCGTATGGCCAAATGCAGCTTTCCTTGGTTGAGTCCGGAAGTTTTAGCTCAA AATCTTCAAGGGTATTGCAAAAAGTCTGACATATACAGTGTGGGAATTCTAGCATGTGAGCTAGCCAATGGGAATCCTCCATTTTCTGGTGTGGCATTCACGGAGCTCTTGCTTATGAAACTGACGGGTACATTCAATCCAAGACTCCATGATAGTACAACTACGGCTGAATTCACATATGAACTCGAGACAACAACGCATGATG CCGTGCCAGCAGATTCTGGTGTATTTGAAAGTATGCAACCGCTAGCAGGTCAATGTCAAAGTAGAGAGCAGTCGGCTGCAAAACGGACCTTTAGTGACGATTTTCACGAATTTGTTGCTGTATGTGTACAAAGAGACATAATTGTTAGACCAACTGCTTCCCAGCTGAAGAAACactctttttttaatgtgaatAGGAAGTATATGAATTCATTCAAAGAGGCCCTGTCTTTAGTGCAACCCCTCGTTTCTCTTACTCATGAAAACg